The DNA sequence GGTTACCGATTTCGAAAGTGTCACATAATATGCAAGGATAACTTATTAGTCCGAGCACACTTGTATGTAGGTTAATGTCGTCAAAATAAGTGCAGAACGAGTTTTCAGCCAAGAGTTTCTATGAAATAAATAGCTTTGTTTCCCTCACATCGCACCGAGGGCGCGGATTTATAGAACTTTTTAAGGACCGGAAGAGGGTAATATGTGGGAAAGTTTCGGATTTAGCCGCAATCTTTACGACACACATCCGGTCGAAGGTAACGACCAGGGTGAGAGGCTACTGGTTGGTAGGTCTAATGAGGTTACCCGCATTAAGAGCCGCATCAGCGGTTTTAGAACAGTACTTACGCTTGAAGGGCCAAACGGTGTTGGAAAGACTAGTCTTGTGTTGGTGTCAGGGCACCAACTCCAAAAAGAAAGCGAAGGACGTGGAAAGTCATCGTATTTGTTGCTTCCAGAACCTGTTCAGTTCACACAAGAAGATACTGCGGTTGATTTTAAGCGTAAGGTTTATTCAAAGATCGCATCACACTTTATTGCGAACGAAAGGGATCTGAGATCGCGACTTGACCTACAGTTTTCTCTAGGGCCACTGAGGGCATGGCTAGAAAATCCTTTGAATTTTGAAGGAAGCATATCAATCGCAGGTTTCGGAGGAGGAGGCGGGCGAACTCCAAACGAATCTACCGGCTTTGACGTTCATGGTTTTTTTACGCTTGTGGACAGACTTTTGCAGGCATCATTTACAAATGATGGAGGTATTATTTGCGTTCTTGATAATCTAGAGATATTAAATACATCACAACTTGCACGCCAAAGATTAGAAACGCTTCGAGACGATTTATTCGCCAAACATGGTCTAAAATGGGTCGTTTGTGGCGCACGTGGAATTGTGCGATCTGTAGCAAGTTCGCCTCGATTACAGGGGCGACTTTTAGAGCCCATTGAGGTTAATCCACTGGATGGTCATTCTATAGATCAATTGATCGCTTCACGTGTTGCAGAATTCAGGACGAGACCTGATTCCATTCCGCCGGTGGGCGCAGATTCCTTTAAATATGTATTCAAAATACTGAACAATAATCTTCGAGATTCTTTAAAATACTCTGGAGATTTCGCGGCGTGGCTGGATGAAAATCAACGATACAATGAGACTGCTTCAAGTCTTGATGATTTGTTCCAAGTGTGGCTTGCCGATCAGAGCGAGAGATACTTTACGACAATAAATGTACCTCCCCGTGCGTGGCAGCTTTTTGATGATATTTGTGAGAAAGGGGGGTCGATCAGCCCTTCTGATTATGAAGATTTCGGATTCAATTCTCCGCAGCATATGCGCGGCCAAGTGGCTAAATTAGAACAGGCGGATCTTGTTGTTTCAGAGCTTGATGACACTGATCATCGTAGGAAAACGATATCAGTGCAGGCAAAAGGGTGGCTGCTTAGACATCATCGAACAGGCTACCGTCCCCCGGATTGAATGCATAAACAATGCTCAGGTCTTCTTGCATCAAGGAGGCTTTGATTATGTGACTGTCCCTCATGCTTGCCATATGCTTAGACGGACGTGAGAATATAATGGAAGGCTATAGGGTGCATCCTTTGGGCAAGATATAGTTTGGAATTTCGATAAGAATCTCAGGGCAGTAAAGTATATCGACTTTACTAATCCTGACCAACCTTGCTCCCCCCTCACCCCACCATCTCGGCCTTCCGGTAGCCCTGATAATAGAGCAGGGCGGTAAGGTCGGTGTGGTCCACGCGGAAGCGGGCCTCGGCGGCCACGATGGGCTTGGCGCGGAAGGCGACGCCCAGCCCGGCGGCCTTCAGCATGGCGAGGTCGTTGGCGCCGTCGCCCACCGTCACGGCGGCCTCGGGCGCGATGGCGAGGTCGGCGGCCAGCTCGTTCAGCGCGGCCAGCTTGGCGTCGCGGTCGAGGATCGGCTCCGCCACCGTGCCGGTCAGCACCCCCTCCTCGACATTCAGCACATTGGCGCGGTCGAGGTGGAAGCCGCAGCGCTCCCGCACCTTGCCGGTAAACCAGGTGAAGCCGCCGGAGACCAGCGCGGTGCGCGCACCGTTCGCCCGCATGGTCTGCACCAGCGTGCGGGCACCCGGCGTCAGCTCCACACCCTCATAGGTCCGCTCCAGCGCATCCGCCGACAGGCCCTTCAGCATGGCGACGCGCTCGCGCAGCGCGGTGGCGAAATCGATCTCGCCATTCATCGAGCGCGCGGTGATCGCGGCAATCTTCTCCTTCAGGCCCGCATAGGCCGCCAGCTCGTCCAGCGTCTCGCTGGTGACGATGGTGGAATCCATGTCGGCCAGCAGCAGTTTCTTGCGCCGCCCGTCGGGCTTCTGTATCGCCATATCGACGGGCGCGCCGGCGAGGCGGTCGCGCAGGGCGGCTTCCGCCGTCGCGGGGTCTGCCGTTTCCAGCGCGATGTCGAGGGCCGTCCCCTCGGCCAGCCAGTCGCGGGAACCGGGATTGGCGCCAGCCTCGGACAGGGCGGCCCCGGCGGCATCGAGCAGGGCGGCATCCAGCGTCTGGCGGGCGGGATCGGCGATCAGGGTCAGGACGAACGACATGGGTTACCTCGCAATGGGAACGCGCTTATCTAGCCCCCCGCGCGCGGCAGGAAAAGGGAAGATACGATGACCATGTCGGGAGGGGCGCCCGTGATCGTCGTCGCCGGGCCGACCGCCAGCGGCAAGTCGGCGCTGGCGGTGGAGATTGCCGAGGCGTTCCGGGGCGTGGTCATCAATGCCGATTCCATGCAGGTCTATGCCGATCTGCGGGTGCTGACCGCGCGCCCCTCGGAGGCGGAGGAGCGCCGCGTGCCGCACCGGCTCTATGGCGTGCTGGACGGGGCGCAGAAATGCTCGGCCGGGCGCTGGCGCGAGCTGGCGCTGGCGGAGATATCGCGCGTCCAGGCCGCCGGCCAGCTGCCGGTGCTGTGCGGCGGGACGGGGCTCTATATCCAGACGCTGATGCGCGGCATCGCCCCGGTGCCGGCGGTGCCGGCCAGCTTCCGCGCGGAGGCGACGGCGCTGCATGCGCAGCTTGGCGGCCCCGGCTTTCACGAAAGGCTGGCGGAGCGCGACCCGGTGATGGCGGCGCGGCTGCACCCCGGCAACACGCAGCGGCTGATCCGCGCCTGGGAGGTGCTGAACGCAACCGGCCGCTCGCTGGCGGACTGGCAGGCCGCACCCCGGACAGGCGCGGCGACTGGTCTCGACTTCCTGTCCTTCGTGCTGCTGCCGGCGCGCGCCCCGCTCTATGCCGCCTGCGACGGGCGCTTCATGCAGATGGTGGAGATGGGGGCGCTGGAGGAGGTGCGGGCGCTGGTCGCGCGCGGGCTCGATCCGGCGCTGCCGGTGATGAAGGCGCTGGGCGTGCGCGAGCTGGCGGCGCATCTGGCGGGAGAGCTGACGCTGGAGGAGGCCATCGACCAGGCGCAGCGCGAGACGCGGCGCTACGCCAAGCGGCAGGTGACCTGGTTCCGGCACCAGATGGAGGATGCCATGATTTTCGAGACAGGCTATGGCGCGAAATATTCGACAAGCCCGCGAGATGAAATCTTTTCGAAAATTCGTCAATCTGGGTTGACCGCGAAGGGCTGACGGTCTAGCTTCCGGCCTCCCCCGCGCCGAAAGCGCGGCGAGGGGCGATTTGTGACCGCATAAACCGACCGCATCCACAGGATGAATGAAGATGGCAACCGACAAGATGACGACCGAGCCCCAGGAGGAGATGAGCGGCGCTGCCCAGCTGCTGCGCGCCCTTGAGGATCAGGGCGTCGAGGTTATCTTCGGCTATCCCGGCGGTGCGGTCCTGCCGATCTATGACGAGATATTCAAGAACAACCGCATCCGCCACATCCTGGTGCGCCACGAGCAGGCGGCTGTGCATGCGGCGGAAGGCTATGCGCGCTCCACCGGCAAGACCGGTGTGGTGCTGGTGACCTCCGGCCCCGGCGCTACCAACGCCGTCACCGGCCTGACCGACGCGCTGATGGATTCGATCCCCATCGTCTGCCTCACCGGCCAGGTGCCGACGCATCTGATCGGCAATGACGCCTTCCAGGAGGCCGACACCACCGGTATCACCCGCCCCTGCACCAAGCATAATTACCTGGTGAAGGATGTGCGCGACATGTCGCGCGTGGTGCATGAGGCGTTCTATGTCGCCAGCAATGGCCGTCCCGGCCCGGTGGTCATCGACCTGCCGAAGGACGTGCTGTTCGCCAAGGGCCCCTATGGCGGCAAGCCGGATGGAAGGCTGCACAAGAGCTACCGCCCGCAGGTGAAGGGCGACAGTGCCGCCATCGACGAGGCTGTGCGCCTGCTGGCCGGCGCCAAGAAGCCGATCATCTATGGCGGCGGCGGCATCATCAATTCCGGTCCGCATGCGTCCGAGCTGCTGACCAAGCTGGTGCGGATGACCGGCTATCCCTGCACGCTGACGCTGATGGGCCTCGGCGCGCTGCCGGCCTCCGACCCGCATTTCCTCGGCATGCTGGGCATGCACGGCACCTACGAGGCGAACCTCGCCATGTATAATGCCGATGTGATGCTGTGCGTCGGCGCGCGGTTCGACGACCGGGTGACCGGCAAGCTGACCGAGTTCTCGCCGAACTCGAAGAAGATCCACATCGATATCGACCCGTCCTCGATCAACAAGAATGTCCGGGTGGATGTGCCGCTGGTCGGCGATGTCGGCAATGTGCTGGAGGAGATCGTCGGCCGCTGGCAGAAGCAGAAGCTGTCGCCCGACGGCAAGGCGCTGGCTGCCTGGTGGAAGCAGATCGACAACTGGAAGAGCCGCGACAGCCTGAAGTTCGGCCCGTCCGAAAAGACCATCAAGCCGCAGCACGCGATCAGGCGCCTGTACGAGCTGACGCGCGAGCGCGACGAGGTGTTCATCACCACCGAGGTTGGCCAGCACCAGATGTGGGCCGCCCAGCACTTCCATTTCGAGAAGCCGAACCGCTGGATGACCTCGGGCGGCCTCGGCACCATGGGCTATGGCCTGCCTGCCGCCATGGGCGTGCAGATCGCCCATCCGGGCGCGCTGGTGGTCGATATCGCCGGCGAGGCGTCGATCCTGATGAACATCCAGGAGATGTCCACGCTGGCGCAGTATAATCTACCGGTGAAGG is a window from the Oceanibaculum indicum P24 genome containing:
- the serB gene encoding phosphoserine phosphatase SerB — its product is MSFVLTLIADPARQTLDAALLDAAGAALSEAGANPGSRDWLAEGTALDIALETADPATAEAALRDRLAGAPVDMAIQKPDGRRKKLLLADMDSTIVTSETLDELAAYAGLKEKIAAITARSMNGEIDFATALRERVAMLKGLSADALERTYEGVELTPGARTLVQTMRANGARTALVSGGFTWFTGKVRERCGFHLDRANVLNVEEGVLTGTVAEPILDRDAKLAALNELAADLAIAPEAAVTVGDGANDLAMLKAAGLGVAFRAKPIVAAEARFRVDHTDLTALLYYQGYRKAEMVG
- the miaA gene encoding tRNA (adenosine(37)-N6)-dimethylallyltransferase MiaA produces the protein MTMSGGAPVIVVAGPTASGKSALAVEIAEAFRGVVINADSMQVYADLRVLTARPSEAEERRVPHRLYGVLDGAQKCSAGRWRELALAEISRVQAAGQLPVLCGGTGLYIQTLMRGIAPVPAVPASFRAEATALHAQLGGPGFHERLAERDPVMAARLHPGNTQRLIRAWEVLNATGRSLADWQAAPRTGAATGLDFLSFVLLPARAPLYAACDGRFMQMVEMGALEEVRALVARGLDPALPVMKALGVRELAAHLAGELTLEEAIDQAQRETRRYAKRQVTWFRHQMEDAMIFETGYGAKYSTSPRDEIFSKIRQSGLTAKG
- a CDS encoding acetolactate synthase 3 large subunit, which gives rise to MTTEPQEEMSGAAQLLRALEDQGVEVIFGYPGGAVLPIYDEIFKNNRIRHILVRHEQAAVHAAEGYARSTGKTGVVLVTSGPGATNAVTGLTDALMDSIPIVCLTGQVPTHLIGNDAFQEADTTGITRPCTKHNYLVKDVRDMSRVVHEAFYVASNGRPGPVVIDLPKDVLFAKGPYGGKPDGRLHKSYRPQVKGDSAAIDEAVRLLAGAKKPIIYGGGGIINSGPHASELLTKLVRMTGYPCTLTLMGLGALPASDPHFLGMLGMHGTYEANLAMYNADVMLCVGARFDDRVTGKLTEFSPNSKKIHIDIDPSSINKNVRVDVPLVGDVGNVLEEIVGRWQKQKLSPDGKALAAWWKQIDNWKSRDSLKFGPSEKTIKPQHAIRRLYELTRERDEVFITTEVGQHQMWAAQHFHFEKPNRWMTSGGLGTMGYGLPAAMGVQIAHPGALVVDIAGEASILMNIQEMSTLAQYNLPVKVFILNNQWMGMVRQWQELLHGGRYSESYSEALPDFVKLAEAFQAVGLRAERPDQLDDVIKEMLAVDRPVIADICVDQKENCFPMIPSGAAHYEMLLGPEDHAEQPTSEEGMVLV